The Stenotrophomonas rhizophila genome has a window encoding:
- a CDS encoding tRNA threonylcarbamoyladenosine dehydratase has translation MNDVLRERFAGIDRLYGVGTVDQLSQRRVAVVGMGGVGSWVVEALARTAVGHLTLIDADDICVSNTNRQLPALAGQYGRNKAEAMAERCVAINPDISVDAVASFLTVSNMVELLDRNFDLVIDACDSFRVKVETIAWCRRRKLPILTVGAAGGRTDPTLVRIRDVSRTEHDAMLALIRKKLRSDFNFPKNASRYFGVPAVYSLENVKYPQADGSVCGVRPQLGADAALKLDCGAGLGAATHITGAFAFAAVGKALEMLLKKKS, from the coding sequence ATGAACGACGTATTGCGCGAACGCTTTGCCGGCATCGACCGGTTGTATGGGGTGGGCACCGTGGACCAGCTGTCGCAGCGCCGGGTGGCGGTGGTCGGCATGGGCGGGGTGGGCTCGTGGGTGGTGGAAGCGCTGGCGCGCACGGCGGTGGGGCACCTGACCCTGATCGACGCCGACGACATCTGCGTGTCCAACACCAACCGCCAGCTGCCAGCACTGGCCGGGCAGTACGGGCGCAACAAGGCCGAGGCAATGGCCGAGCGCTGCGTTGCGATCAACCCCGACATCAGCGTTGATGCGGTTGCCTCGTTCCTGACCGTGTCGAACATGGTCGAGCTGCTCGACCGCAACTTCGACCTGGTCATCGACGCCTGCGACAGCTTCCGGGTCAAGGTGGAAACCATCGCCTGGTGCCGCCGCCGCAAGCTGCCTATCCTCACCGTAGGCGCGGCCGGTGGCCGTACCGACCCGACCCTGGTGCGCATCCGTGACGTCTCGCGCACCGAGCACGACGCCATGCTGGCCCTGATCCGCAAGAAGCTGCGCAGCGATTTCAACTTCCCGAAGAACGCCTCGCGCTACTTCGGCGTGCCGGCGGTGTATTCGCTGGAAAACGTGAAGTACCCGCAGGCCGATGGCAGCGTGTGCGGGGTACGCCCACAGCTGGGTGCCGATGCCGCGTTGAAGCTCGACTGCGGCGCCGGGCTGGGCGCAGCCACACATATCACCGGCGCGTTCGCGTTCGCGGCAGTGGGCAAGGCGTTGGAGATGCTGCTGAAGAAGAAGTCGTAG
- a CDS encoding cytochrome c: MHAPVPTRRPSAAYRYLFVAGLGLVIGLVATVMVSRAIQARQDPFPGSLMHVMERQVALLRDAQAQNRCSLADSVPRLQTLRSLSNDLDLAFPDLKDSAQFQQHASGLRATLNTALAAPPTDCVAMGQLVEKIQTDCKACHQDFR; the protein is encoded by the coding sequence ATGCATGCCCCCGTCCCCACCCGCCGCCCGTCCGCCGCTTACCGCTATCTGTTTGTCGCAGGCCTGGGGCTGGTGATCGGCCTGGTCGCCACCGTGATGGTGTCCCGCGCGATCCAGGCCCGCCAGGACCCGTTCCCCGGCAGCCTGATGCACGTGATGGAGCGCCAGGTGGCGCTGTTGCGCGATGCGCAGGCGCAGAACCGCTGCAGCCTGGCCGACAGCGTGCCGCGCCTGCAGACGCTGCGCTCGCTGTCCAACGACCTGGACCTTGCGTTCCCCGACCTGAAGGACAGTGCGCAGTTCCAGCAGCACGCCAGCGGTCTGCGCGCCACGCTCAACACCGCGCTGGCGGCGCCGCCTACCGACTGCGTGGCCATGGGCCAGCTGGTCGAAAAGATCCAGACCGACTGCAAGGCCTGCCACCAGGATTTCCGCTGA
- a CDS encoding glycine zipper 2TM domain-containing protein gives MKIQLIAAAAVATVALAGCATTSPGYGGGYNNNGYNNGYNNSGNYNTNRCADCGIVTRINQVASGRTAPSATGAILGGLVGAVAGHEISDHTGGSKGNQNIAAAAGAVGGALAGNQIQKNVTSDTFDITVRMDDGRTVVVNQRDLGGIRENTYVRVVNGRVVLR, from the coding sequence ATGAAGATCCAACTCATTGCTGCCGCCGCCGTCGCTACCGTCGCGCTGGCCGGCTGTGCCACCACCTCGCCTGGCTACGGCGGCGGCTACAACAACAACGGCTACAACAACGGCTATAACAACAGCGGCAACTACAACACCAACCGCTGCGCCGATTGCGGCATCGTGACCCGGATCAACCAGGTGGCCTCCGGCCGCACCGCCCCCAGCGCCACCGGCGCGATCCTGGGCGGCCTGGTCGGCGCCGTGGCCGGCCATGAGATCTCCGACCACACCGGCGGCAGCAAGGGCAACCAGAACATCGCGGCCGCTGCGGGCGCGGTGGGTGGTGCGCTTGCCGGCAACCAGATCCAGAAGAACGTGACCAGCGATACCTTCGACATCACCGTGCGCATGGACGACGGCCGCACCGTGGTGGTGAACCAGCGTGACCTCGGCGGGATCCGCGAAAACACCTACGTACGCGTGGTCAACGGTCGCGTAGTCCTGCGCTGA
- a CDS encoding cold-shock protein: protein MAEKGTVKWFNDAKGFGFISRESGEDVFVHFRAIDSQGFKSLKEGQAVEFEVTQGQKGLQADKVRPL from the coding sequence ATGGCAGAGAAGGGCACCGTCAAGTGGTTCAATGACGCGAAGGGCTTCGGTTTCATCAGCCGTGAAAGCGGTGAGGACGTGTTCGTACACTTCCGTGCAATCGATTCCCAGGGCTTCAAGAGTCTGAAGGAAGGCCAAGCGGTCGAGTTTGAAGTGACCCAGGGCCAGAAGGGCCTGCAGGCCGACAAGGTGCGCCCGCTCTAA
- a CDS encoding DUF456 domain-containing protein — MDPSFIFYLIAVVLVLVGIAGIILPALPGIPLVFAGLLVAAWGDGFVHVGWVPLTVLGLLTLASFAVDVLATVVGAKRVGASRKALWGTFIGSIVGVFFMPIGLFAGPLAGALLGEYWHTRELGRSTKVGLATWLGILLGFALKLALVIAMLGIFAFAWFF, encoded by the coding sequence ATGGACCCTTCATTCATCTTTTACCTGATCGCCGTGGTGCTGGTCCTGGTCGGTATCGCCGGCATCATCCTGCCCGCCCTGCCCGGGATCCCGCTGGTCTTCGCCGGCCTGCTGGTGGCGGCCTGGGGCGACGGCTTCGTGCATGTGGGCTGGGTACCGTTGACGGTGCTCGGCCTGCTGACCCTGGCCTCGTTTGCCGTGGACGTGTTGGCCACGGTAGTGGGCGCCAAGCGGGTCGGGGCCAGCCGCAAGGCGCTGTGGGGTACGTTCATCGGCAGCATCGTCGGCGTGTTCTTCATGCCGATCGGCCTGTTCGCCGGACCACTGGCCGGCGCATTGCTCGGCGAGTACTGGCATACGCGCGAACTGGGCCGGTCCACCAAGGTGGGGTTGGCTACCTGGCTGGGCATCCTGCTGGGGTTCGCACTCAAGCTGGCGCTGGTGATCGCGATGCTGGGCATCTTCGCGTTCGCCTGGTTCTTCTGA
- a CDS encoding phospholipase A translates to MTHRPRSALFSALALASASLPLAAQEAAPTPASPEACALVGTDVARLACYDKLFRPTVETTQAADAAATAAKQERREERQAARTPDVPPTERVKQRLGEVFKNDGHDSALANAGKGSLLDSRWELAQDSKLGAFQLRAYKPVYLLPAFWTSDKNQMPHSPNPENTVTTPQQLDSNELKFQLSFKTKVWENVFGDNGDIWAGYTQSSRWQAYNADNSRPFRETNYEPEIMMVFRNGYSIGGWRGRMSGLSLTHMSNGRADPLSRSWNRVIANIGLDRENWALVLRPWYRLPEDREDDNNPDIEDYMGRGDATLTWNRNGHEVSLMARHSLRGGDRSHGALQLDYGFPISNLLRGHVQIFDGYGESMIDYNHKATYIGLGVSLLEWY, encoded by the coding sequence ATGACCCACCGCCCTCGTTCGGCCCTGTTCTCTGCCTTGGCGCTGGCCAGCGCCAGCCTGCCGCTGGCCGCCCAGGAAGCCGCGCCGACGCCGGCATCGCCTGAAGCCTGCGCGCTGGTAGGCACCGACGTGGCCCGCCTGGCCTGCTACGACAAGCTGTTCCGGCCCACGGTGGAAACCACCCAAGCGGCCGATGCCGCTGCCACCGCCGCCAAGCAGGAGCGTCGCGAAGAGCGCCAGGCGGCGCGTACGCCGGATGTCCCGCCCACCGAACGGGTCAAGCAGCGGCTGGGCGAGGTGTTCAAGAACGATGGCCATGATTCCGCGCTGGCCAATGCCGGCAAGGGTTCGTTGCTGGACAGCCGCTGGGAACTGGCGCAGGACTCCAAGCTGGGGGCGTTCCAGCTGCGCGCCTACAAGCCGGTGTACCTGCTGCCCGCGTTCTGGACCAGCGACAAGAACCAGATGCCGCACTCGCCCAACCCGGAAAACACGGTGACCACGCCACAGCAGCTGGACAGCAACGAGCTGAAGTTCCAGCTGAGCTTCAAGACCAAGGTCTGGGAGAACGTGTTCGGCGACAACGGCGACATCTGGGCCGGGTATACCCAGAGCTCGCGCTGGCAGGCCTACAACGCCGACAACTCGCGCCCGTTCCGCGAAACCAATTACGAGCCGGAGATCATGATGGTCTTCCGCAACGGCTATTCCATCGGCGGCTGGCGCGGGCGCATGAGCGGGCTCAGCCTCACCCACATGTCCAACGGCCGCGCCGACCCGCTGTCGCGCAGCTGGAACCGGGTGATCGCCAACATCGGCCTGGACCGCGAAAACTGGGCGCTGGTGCTGCGCCCGTGGTACCGCCTGCCCGAAGACCGTGAAGACGACAACAACCCGGACATCGAGGATTACATGGGCCGCGGCGACGCGACCCTGACCTGGAACCGCAACGGCCACGAAGTTTCGCTGATGGCGCGGCATTCACTGCGCGGTGGCGACCGTTCGCACGGGGCGCTGCAGCTGGATTACGGCTTCCCGATCAGCAACCTGCTGCGCGGGCATGTGCAGATCTTCGATGGGTACGGCGAAAGCATGATCGATTACAACCACAAGGCGACCTACATCGGCCTGGGTGTGTCGTTGCTGGAGTGGTACTGA
- a CDS encoding glutathione S-transferase family protein, translating to MATTLYGSSSTASLVVHWLLIELGIEHKLVLLDFDTREQKSADYLALNPAGRVPTLVIGSQVLTEAAAIALHLADLHPQAGLLPAPGTPERAQAYRWMFWCANTLQPAYRAWFYADEVAGADNVDAVREGARQQLEAGWARFAEHLQQAGPYVLGERISVVDFMLVMLMRWSRNMPRPSDTWPELKAYAERIKARPAFAEAYRREGITDWR from the coding sequence ATGGCCACCACGTTGTACGGATCCTCCAGCACCGCCTCGCTGGTAGTGCATTGGCTGCTGATCGAACTGGGCATCGAGCACAAACTGGTGCTGCTCGATTTCGATACCCGCGAGCAGAAATCGGCCGATTACCTGGCCCTCAACCCGGCCGGGCGCGTGCCCACGTTGGTGATCGGCAGCCAGGTCCTGACCGAAGCGGCGGCGATCGCCCTGCACCTGGCCGACCTGCACCCGCAGGCGGGGCTGCTGCCGGCGCCGGGCACGCCCGAGCGTGCGCAGGCCTACCGGTGGATGTTCTGGTGCGCCAACACCCTGCAGCCGGCGTACCGCGCGTGGTTCTATGCCGATGAAGTGGCCGGTGCGGACAACGTGGACGCGGTACGCGAGGGCGCGCGCCAGCAGCTGGAAGCGGGGTGGGCACGGTTCGCCGAGCACCTGCAGCAGGCGGGGCCGTACGTGCTGGGCGAACGCATCAGCGTGGTCGATTTCATGCTGGTGATGCTGATGCGCTGGTCACGCAACATGCCGCGGCCCAGCGATACCTGGCCGGAACTGAAGGCCTACGCAGAGCGCATCAAAGCGCGCCCGGCGTTCGCCGAAGCCTACCGCCGCGAAGGCATCACCGACTGGCGGTGA
- a CDS encoding fumarate hydratase, with protein sequence MTSIKQEDLIQSIADALQYISYYHPVDYIKSLTAAYEREESPAAKEAMAQILINSRMCAEGHRPICQDTGIVTVFLEVGMNVRWDDATMSLEDMANEGVRRAYNHPDNKLRASVLADPAGKRVNTKDNTPGVVNMKIVPGDTVDVIVAAKGGGSEAKSKFAMLNPSDSIVDWVLKTVPTMGAGWCPPGMLGIGIGGTAEKAMLLAKESLMEPIDINELKARGASNRAEELRLELYDKVNALGIGAQGLGGLTTVLDIKVKDFPTHAANLPVAMIPNCAATRHAHFTLDGSGPVMLDPPSLEDWPQITYDASKGTRVDLDTITPEDVASWKPGQTLLLNGKLLTGRDAAHKRMVDMLNKGEPLPVDLKGRFIYYVGPVDPVREEVVGPAGPTTATRMDKFTRQVLEQTGLLGMVGKAERGPAAIEAIRDNKSAYLMAVGGSAYLVSKAIKAAKVVGFADLGMEAIYEFTVQDMPVTVAVDSTGESVHITGPREWQAKIGRIPVVVA encoded by the coding sequence GTGACATCGATCAAGCAGGAAGACCTCATCCAGTCCATCGCCGACGCGCTGCAGTACATCTCGTACTACCACCCGGTCGACTACATCAAGAGCCTCACCGCCGCCTACGAGCGCGAGGAGTCGCCGGCCGCGAAGGAAGCGATGGCCCAGATCCTGATCAATTCCCGCATGTGCGCCGAAGGCCATCGGCCGATCTGCCAGGACACCGGCATCGTCACCGTGTTCCTGGAAGTGGGTATGAACGTGCGCTGGGACGACGCCACCATGAGCCTGGAAGACATGGCCAATGAAGGCGTGCGCCGGGCGTACAACCACCCGGACAACAAGCTGCGCGCCTCGGTGCTGGCCGATCCGGCCGGCAAGCGCGTCAATACCAAGGACAACACCCCGGGCGTGGTCAACATGAAGATCGTGCCGGGCGACACCGTGGACGTGATCGTGGCGGCCAAGGGCGGCGGTTCCGAAGCCAAGAGCAAGTTCGCCATGCTCAACCCTTCCGACTCCATCGTGGACTGGGTGCTCAAGACCGTGCCGACCATGGGTGCAGGCTGGTGCCCGCCAGGCATGCTCGGCATTGGCATCGGTGGCACTGCTGAAAAAGCGATGCTGCTGGCCAAGGAATCGCTGATGGAGCCGATCGACATCAACGAACTCAAGGCCCGTGGCGCCTCCAACCGCGCCGAAGAACTGCGCCTGGAGCTGTACGACAAGGTCAACGCGCTGGGCATCGGCGCACAGGGCCTGGGCGGCCTGACCACGGTGCTGGACATCAAGGTCAAGGACTTCCCGACCCACGCGGCCAACCTGCCGGTGGCGATGATCCCCAACTGCGCCGCCACCCGCCACGCCCACTTCACCCTGGACGGCAGCGGCCCGGTGATGCTGGACCCGCCGTCGCTGGAAGACTGGCCGCAGATCACCTACGACGCCTCCAAGGGCACCCGCGTCGACCTGGATACCATCACCCCGGAAGACGTGGCCAGCTGGAAGCCGGGCCAGACCCTGCTGCTCAACGGCAAGCTGCTCACCGGCCGCGATGCCGCGCACAAGCGCATGGTGGACATGCTCAACAAGGGCGAGCCGCTGCCGGTCGACCTCAAGGGCCGCTTCATCTATTACGTGGGTCCGGTCGATCCGGTACGCGAGGAAGTGGTGGGCCCGGCCGGCCCGACCACCGCCACCCGCATGGACAAGTTCACCCGCCAGGTGCTGGAACAGACCGGCCTGCTGGGCATGGTCGGCAAGGCCGAGCGCGGCCCGGCCGCGATCGAGGCGATCCGTGACAACAAGTCGGCGTACCTGATGGCGGTGGGCGGTTCTGCCTACCTGGTGTCCAAGGCGATCAAGGCGGCCAAGGTGGTCGGCTTTGCGGACCTGGGCATGGAAGCGATCTACGAATTCACCGTGCAGGACATGCCGGTGACCGTGGCGGTGGATTCCACGGGTGAATCGGTGCACATCACCGGTCCGCGCGAATGGCAGGCGAAGATCGGCAGGATCCCGGTGGTCGTGGCCTGA
- a CDS encoding ABC transporter ATP-binding protein, translating into MPASPAAGASGPKNPSLRERFQAMRNLPPFLRQVWQTSPALASASLGLRVIRALLPVAMLYVGKLIIDAALLLSRHEAGFPPFDEALYSGLLNPLLGLLALEFGLAIASDLLGRIVSYADTLLSELFTNVTSVRLMEHAAELDLEDFEDPDLQDKLDRARRQTMGRMNLMSQLFGQVQDAITVASLAVGLLVYAPWLILLLGVALVPAFIGESHFNAAGYSLNFQWTPERRQLDYLRQIGASVETAKEVKIFNLHRFLIDRYRFLADKFFRANRALARKRAFWGTLLAALGTLGYYTAYAYIAWRTVRGDFSIGDLTFLAGSFLRLRQLLEGLLIGFSQVASQALYLDDLFSFFQIQPEIHSRPDAVPVPQPITQGFVFENVGFQYPDAESWAVRHLDFELRAGEVLALVGENGAGKTTLVKLLARLYDPDEGRILLDGRDLRDYDLDDLRANMGVIFQDFVRYNLSAGENIGVGLVEAMTDDARIRDAARRGMAEDVIAGLPQGYEQLIGRRFKQGVDLSGGQWQKIAIARAYMRDAQVMILDEPTAALDARAEFEVFQRFKELSDNRTAVLISHRFSSVRMADRILVLAGGRIEASGTHAQLMAQGGRYAELFELQAAGYR; encoded by the coding sequence ATGCCCGCCTCCCCCGCCGCCGGCGCTTCCGGCCCGAAGAATCCCAGCCTGCGCGAACGCTTCCAGGCGATGCGCAACCTGCCCCCGTTCCTGCGCCAGGTCTGGCAGACCAGCCCGGCACTGGCCAGCGCCAGCCTGGGATTGCGCGTCATCCGTGCGCTGCTGCCGGTGGCGATGCTGTACGTGGGCAAGCTCATCATCGATGCGGCGCTGCTGCTGAGCCGGCACGAGGCCGGCTTCCCGCCGTTCGATGAAGCGCTCTACAGCGGCCTGCTCAATCCCCTGCTGGGCCTGCTGGCGCTGGAATTCGGCCTGGCCATCGCCTCGGACCTGCTCGGCCGCATCGTCAGCTACGCCGACACCCTGCTCTCGGAGCTGTTCACCAACGTCACCAGCGTGCGCCTGATGGAACACGCGGCAGAGCTGGACCTGGAGGACTTCGAGGACCCGGACCTGCAGGACAAGCTGGACCGCGCCCGGCGCCAGACCATGGGCCGGATGAACCTGATGAGCCAGCTGTTCGGCCAGGTCCAGGACGCCATCACCGTGGCCAGCCTGGCGGTGGGCCTGCTGGTCTACGCGCCGTGGTTGATCCTGCTGCTGGGCGTGGCACTGGTGCCGGCGTTCATCGGCGAATCGCACTTCAACGCGGCCGGCTACAGCCTCAACTTCCAGTGGACTCCCGAGCGCCGCCAGCTGGACTACCTGCGCCAGATCGGTGCCAGCGTGGAAACCGCCAAGGAGGTGAAGATCTTCAACCTCCACCGCTTCCTGATCGACCGCTACCGGTTCCTGGCCGACAAGTTCTTCCGCGCCAACCGCGCGCTGGCGCGCAAACGCGCGTTCTGGGGCACCCTGCTGGCCGCCCTGGGCACGCTCGGCTACTACACCGCCTATGCCTACATCGCCTGGCGCACGGTGCGCGGCGACTTCTCCATCGGCGACCTGACCTTCCTGGCCGGCAGCTTCCTGCGCCTGCGCCAGCTGCTGGAAGGCCTGCTGATCGGCTTTTCGCAGGTGGCCAGCCAGGCGCTGTACCTGGACGATCTGTTTTCGTTCTTCCAGATCCAGCCGGAAATCCATTCGCGCCCAGACGCGGTGCCGGTGCCGCAGCCGATCACCCAGGGCTTCGTGTTCGAGAACGTGGGCTTCCAGTATCCCGACGCGGAAAGCTGGGCGGTGCGCCATCTGGATTTCGAGCTGCGCGCGGGCGAAGTGCTGGCCCTGGTCGGCGAGAACGGCGCCGGCAAGACCACGCTGGTGAAGCTGCTGGCACGGCTGTACGACCCGGACGAAGGCCGCATCCTGCTCGACGGCCGCGACCTGCGCGACTACGACCTGGACGACCTGCGCGCCAACATGGGGGTGATCTTCCAGGATTTCGTGCGCTACAACCTCAGTGCCGGCGAGAACATCGGGGTGGGCCTGGTCGAAGCGATGACCGACGATGCGCGCATCCGCGACGCCGCGCGCCGAGGCATGGCCGAAGACGTGATTGCCGGGCTGCCGCAGGGCTACGAGCAGCTGATCGGGCGCCGCTTCAAGCAGGGCGTGGACCTGTCCGGCGGCCAGTGGCAGAAGATCGCCATCGCGCGCGCCTACATGCGCGATGCGCAGGTGATGATCCTGGACGAACCCACTGCCGCGCTGGATGCGCGCGCCGAATTCGAGGTGTTCCAGCGCTTCAAGGAGCTGTCCGACAACCGCACCGCCGTCCTGATCTCGCACCGGTTCTCCTCGGTGCGCATGGCCGACCGGATCCTGGTGCTGGCCGGTGGGCGGATCGAGGCCAGTGGCACCCACGCCCAGCTGATGGCGCAGGGAGGCCGCTACGCCGAGCTGTTCGAACTGCAGGCTGCGGGATATCGCTGA
- a CDS encoding ferredoxin--NADP reductase, translated as MSSAFGAETVLEVRHWTDAYFSFTTTRDSGFRFENGQFVMIGLETEARPLLRAYSIASANWEENLEFFSIKVQDGPLTSRLQHIKPGDKVLVGKKPTGTLLISDLHPGKHLYLLGTGTGLAPWLSVIKDPETYERFDKVILTHGVRYEKDLAYRELFEKELREHEFLGEMIGDKLLYYPAVTREPFPNQGRLTSLMESGEMQRTLGLPELSPENDRAMICGSPQMLADLRSVLDARGFQTSPRIGTPGHYVFERAFVEK; from the coding sequence ATGTCTTCCGCTTTCGGCGCCGAAACGGTGCTTGAGGTCCGTCACTGGACCGACGCCTACTTCAGCTTCACCACGACCCGCGACAGCGGTTTCCGCTTCGAGAACGGCCAGTTCGTGATGATCGGCCTGGAAACCGAAGCGCGGCCGCTGCTGCGCGCGTATTCCATCGCCAGCGCGAACTGGGAAGAGAACCTGGAATTCTTCAGCATCAAGGTCCAGGACGGCCCGCTGACCTCGCGCCTGCAGCACATCAAGCCGGGCGACAAGGTGCTGGTTGGCAAGAAGCCCACCGGCACCCTGCTGATCAGCGACCTGCACCCGGGCAAGCACCTGTACCTGCTGGGCACCGGCACCGGCCTGGCGCCGTGGCTGTCGGTGATCAAGGACCCGGAAACCTACGAGCGCTTCGACAAGGTGATCCTGACCCACGGCGTGCGCTACGAAAAGGACCTGGCCTACCGCGAGCTGTTCGAGAAGGAACTGCGCGAGCATGAGTTCCTGGGCGAGATGATCGGCGACAAGCTGCTCTACTACCCGGCGGTGACCCGCGAACCGTTCCCGAACCAGGGCCGGCTGACCTCGCTGATGGAAAGCGGCGAGATGCAGCGCACCCTGGGCCTGCCCGAACTGAGCCCGGAAAACGACCGCGCCATGATCTGCGGCAGCCCGCAGATGCTGGCCGACCTGCGCAGCGTGCTGGACGCCCGTGGCTTCCAGACCTCCCCGCGGATCGGTACGCCCGGCCACTACGTGTTCGAGCGCGCGTTCGTCGAAAAGTAA
- a CDS encoding glutathione peroxidase: MTTAFDFSFVDLDGRKQDLDQYRGKALLLVNVASKCGFTPQYEGLEEVWREYRDQGLVVIGFPCDQFGHQEPGDADEIRSFCSLTYGVDFPLSEKIEVNGDGAHPLWKWLKAEKSGLLGIGAIKWNFSKFLVGRDGKVLERYAPTDKPENLRGDIEAALE, encoded by the coding sequence ATGACCACCGCCTTCGATTTCTCGTTCGTGGACCTGGACGGCCGGAAGCAGGACCTTGACCAGTACCGTGGCAAGGCGCTGCTGCTGGTAAACGTGGCCAGCAAATGCGGCTTCACGCCCCAGTACGAGGGCCTGGAGGAGGTGTGGCGGGAGTATCGCGACCAGGGCCTGGTGGTGATCGGCTTCCCGTGCGATCAGTTCGGCCACCAGGAACCCGGCGACGCGGACGAGATTCGCAGTTTCTGCTCGCTGACCTACGGGGTGGACTTCCCGCTGTCGGAGAAGATCGAGGTCAACGGGGATGGCGCGCACCCGCTGTGGAAATGGCTCAAGGCCGAGAAGTCCGGCCTGCTGGGCATCGGCGCGATCAAATGGAACTTCAGCAAGTTCCTGGTCGGCCGTGATGGCAAGGTGCTCGAACGCTACGCCCCCACGGACAAACCGGAAAACCTGCGGGGCGATATCGAAGCCGCGCTGGAGTAG